In Tachysurus fulvidraco isolate hzauxx_2018 chromosome 5, HZAU_PFXX_2.0, whole genome shotgun sequence, the genomic stretch atttgtttagactAAATACTAAACATATTAAagcttataataataaacatatttattattttgaattacCATAAAATACTAAAAACCTGTTAAGTCCAacagtataaacaaaaataagtcCATTCATCTTTTATTCGAGTAACTGTTAACttgagtttattattattattattattattattattattattattattattattattattattattattattatatgacaAAACCTACCTCAGTAAAACACCACTAAATATGAAACACCTTTTTAAGACGAAAGACTTCATTTAAGTAAACCAGGATCACATGATGAAACTATTGCAGTACTGAATCCCGAACGAATTGACTATCTAGGGCACTACGTAGTGTACATAATGACTTACAATGATAAAGCATGTAGTGTATAGGTGTAGTAACTACGTTGGGGTTGAAAACACAGCCTTTTCTCTTCTTCCGTGATTCCTTTCTGACACGAATGTCCAACAGTCCCATCGTGTGTTTGTCggatgcaaaaacaaatatattgcTCACGTGCcataaaaagtaaagaaatcgcattcaaatgaaaaaaaaggacTTCAAAAATGCATTCGAATAAAGTGGGAGTAATTCTTTAAAGTATATTTGAGTGATAATTAAAGTACATGAcctaaaatgctttaaaatacgTAAAGATTAAGTTTAAGCGTTCATAACATCATATAACATCATATCCcttgtttaaattcataaacAGCAAGtgcaaatgaatagaaataaatctggttattttttactatatttactTTGTTAATAACAAAcgttcagaaataaaaaaacctaaTAACTATAAAAGTAAAACTGGTGTTATTCGTGCGTTGTCCGCCAGAGGGCGTATTTCATACGTCTCTAAAATACGCCCCAAGTTCTACTGAATTACTGAGGCGCAAATTTACCGAACTCTAAGGTTGTTACGGTGACATGAATGACGTTTGAATTGTCCAATCAGTGAGAAGCTCGTGCGTACGCCCAAACAACGCGCGCGCCCTGAAGTGATCCTGAGACGTCATGTAGGATaataataccacacacacacacacacacacacacacacacacacacacacacacacacacacacacacacacacacacacacacacacacacacacacacacacacacacacacacaattaaatgaCTTTATTGCCCGGTTTTCAGGAGGGATTCCATTCGGTAACTTAAGCAGGGCGTAAAAAGGTCGAATTGATGAAATGTTCACAATAGTAACTGAAGGGCGTGGCTAACTTAAGCTTTATTAAGTTTGGAGTTTCCTGGTTGACATAACCAGTGTAATCCGGTTGGAACCGGTCTGCGCTTGCAGCTCCCAGTCTTATAGTCACTATAATCCCTCAGGAGCAACGGATCTGCTTCACGACGTTATAAACCTCTCCACAGAATTAGAAGAGAATGCAGATAGTTTTCTTCTGTCTTCTTATTAGTTGGACTTTTCCCTCAACCACAAATCTATCCACAAAAATAGAATAATTGTCATTAGGTATATAATTACACGTTTTGGATTTCCCAAGTTCACAAGATTCCGATTCTGACTAGCATCAATGTTGATTggatattttttactttttcaaccCTGCATTATCAGATAACTACCGAATGTCTGTGGATAACAGACTTTCACACCCATAGGTTGTTCCTCAAAATGTGAATGTCAATTTAATGGACCCAAACCTGTTTCAACACCCCTGTGAAAAAAGTGAGTGAGACGTGGTGTGTTAAGCttggagtagaagaactcgagtgACCTGCACAGTCCTAACCTCAACGCTATCGAATGCATCTTAAATTAATTAGAAAACTGCCTGTGCCTCCTTACAGAACATTTGAGGTTATTATATGAGCAAAACAGGAGTGGAAAAGATATTCAAAAACCACATATGGTCGTGATGGTCAGAAAaatagattaataaaataaaggttgCACatcactgtatatttatatatagtacagCTGGATTTTTATGGACCTGGAGTTTTAtgtgaatttatatatatatcttatatataagCTTAATCTAACCTAGCAGTTGCGAAAAGACAGGCCAAGCTATTTAAGTTGGTCAACCATCTTTGCCAGTTGATACATGCAGCGATAAAGGAAGTAGTTTCTGAATTGCTGGCACTAATACTATATCGTCGACAAATTATTTGAAACAATGAGGCAATTTGAAACGTTTAAGAAATAAGAAAGTTGGAAAATATCTTGACTATCTTAACCACTCTCGCTGTGTTTTGGTAGTTGGTCAGGCCAAAATGGATTTTTAGTATTCAGTTTCTGACTACAACACTGCTTTTGCACTTTTTCCAGAGCTCATACCAGCACTAAAATGAAAATGGTCCACCAAATTGTGGTCCTAATGGACCCTTGTCCAGAAAAGGTAGAAGTGTGTATATTAACAGATGAGCTACATTCTGGAAAAAACAGGCAAATACAAATAGAGTATGTTGAAAAGCGTATCTGAAATATAACTCATAAGCTTTTGGTTTTGTTACAGAATTTCTGATTAAATTGTCCCTGAACAATGCCAGGGACTTTAAGACTAATTTTacactctctctttttgctctctctctctgcctactTGACGGTTTAGAGGTTCAAATTTCAAAGAGGCATGTCTTTGTTTAGTGTGCAAATTCTCTGCATGCCGCTTCGGTAATTATGAGTGCCTGCAGTCAAAGCTGTTTAAATGGCTAAATATAATCCTTCCCTTCCTACAGTCATCAAagtcctctctctttcccctgcTATAACATGCACTGCCTTCTGGTTGTTAtgtgattcattttctacttttgtttaaatgtagctAATGTCATTCTTCTAAGTgttatttaataagaaaatcTTCCAAGGAAACATTCTTTTTCAGTATCAGAACTTGTTGAAGATGTACTTTATGTAGAGGTGATCTGTTCCAAATCTTCTTAATGCAGCACAGACACAGTAGCAGTTAATTTAATGCAGCAATGCTAGAAACTAGAGTATAATTTCAGTAAACAATTTCTGGTATAATAAGCAAAGAAACACAATCACTGATCAACTTATGGGAAGACAAAGCAAATGTCTAACCTATAAAACTCATAATCAAAACTTATAATCTAACCTATAAAACTCAGCTAAATATCTTTTAATCAATTGTAAAAAGAATCGTAAGCCAAATGGTGGCCGTTAACTCAATAAGCAACATGTCAGGGctgtatttactatttttaagcaGATGTGAGATTCAGTCTGGATACCATGTTAGAGAAAGTATTCACTACACATGCGTCAGGTTGGACAAGTGACTGCCTCGAACAAAGTAAGATCAATGTTCACTTTAATATTGAACATAAGTTACAGTTCTTCACAGTAATGGTGTCATGCTGTCACACAGTACAAATGGTATAAACTTTGTACAATATGTGTACTTCATACtctaatgttctgtaaagctgcttgaaaagcactatacaaatatttGAATCGACTCAAATgtaacaatgacaaaaaaaaaattaaaagaatgcACTTtgataaatggaaaataaatatctaatatttccaatatctattatatttataagGTGTCTGAAGTCAGGAAATTCACAACACACTTTTTGTACATTCAAAATTGATGAGCCTAGGATAATGTCATTTTGTCTCAAACATGTTAAGATTTATATTGAAGTCAACACACTGTGGAAGGGTTTGAGGTAATTAATGCTCAAAACCAACTCATTTGTTACAAGTAGTGATACTGCCCTGCAATTTAGCCAGCTGAAGTTCAAAACTTACATACTACCCTTTCACCAAATCTTATGAAACACACACCCCTATACTGGTGTGGTTTAAAGAAACAGAAGTTGGTATCAGTTTCCTCATACTGTTCCCTTTATAGCATGTGAGCATTCTCGAGCTGATTATTCACCAGCAAGTCATGCAAAGTCACATTCATTTTTATCCCCTAAACTGTTTCATCCACTTTATttctctgtaaaaataaaaaggacaaCCCATAAAAGTTTAGAAGCTTTATTAGAAAACAGAAGACACACAGAAGCATAGTACACCATAAATTCACACCAAACAccagaatttaaataaagttgaaGAATGCAGCTGAAGCTATGTACATGAAACAAGAGCAATATTCAGTGTAACATATCCACTGCTTGATACGAGGCCCCTTTCTGGACAATGTTGTTAAGAGGTGAAGTGAGAGAGTTAAAAGATGAATGACTGGGCTTTAGGTGTGTAACAGGTTTGTGCATAATCTACTTGTATCTACCTTAAGTACTACATGTTAACTATGCAACAATATCCTGTGACTATACAGGAATTTTAAGGGTGTGGGGAAACACTAGCACAGATACTCCTATAGAACCTTCCTGTGCCCTTCTTATAACAGTCAGGCCAATAATACAGACACCATCTTACGAAGAGCTGGGCTTAGACTTCTTTCGGTTTTTTGCTGACCGGACTTCTTCAAGGAGATCCTTTAGGTACTGGATCTCTCGACTGATAGTGTCTGCCTTTTCCGCCAACTCTCTATTTTTCTGCTCTAACTCAGAACACTCTGCGTTAATGATCTCCTGCTCCACCCGTTTCTTCTGTCTGTAGCGAGTAGCTGCTGTCTTATTCTGCTCCATTTTCTTCAGTTTCTTGTCTACTGTTTTGCTCGATCCTGATACAGTCTTTACTTTACCAGCAACTTTTTCAACTGTATCAGGGTCAGGCTTAGAGTAGGGTTTGGTTCTGGAGGAACCAATAAATTTGGGTGATGGAACAGGGCTCTGAACACGAGGAGGTGAACCAGATACAGATTCAATGCCACTGTCAGATTGATCTGAGGAAGAGTTGGAAATGCTTGGCTCTTCTTTGGTTGTAAGAACCACCACTATGTGGGCAGGGGAAAGGGAGAGCACAATACTGGGGGTTTGGCTGTCAGAACTGGCCTTGGGTGTGGTTCTCTCCATATCTGCAATGGAGATATCCACTTCACTGCCCAACTCTAGTGTAAATGCAGGAGATGGAG encodes the following:
- the atf4a gene encoding cyclic AMP-dependent transcription factor ATF-4; amino-acid sequence: MTLSSQICVEEMGTLFLGSSTLMADPFGPLLDEDEERALSEGSSSPLSFSSYSDSYTSSPFSSPSAPDPLGCKGGCDVPLPWLSASEQFDAHVGADQKEVDAFSGMDWMTEKIDLSDFDLDSLIGSCELDEPPSSPEELLASLESQMDLDLAPLPFPSASTPVPEELNIPSFPLDVPVELEIQHEPDSVVEIKSEPVSPAPPSPAFTLELGSEVDISIADMERTTPKASSDSQTPSIVLSLSPAHIVVVLTTKEEPSISNSSSDQSDSGIESVSGSPPRVQSPVPSPKFIGSSRTKPYSKPDPDTVEKVAGKVKTVSGSSKTVDKKLKKMEQNKTAATRYRQKKRVEQEIINAECSELEQKNRELAEKADTISREIQYLKDLLEEVRSAKNRKKSKPSSS